In Caldicellulosiruptor morganii, the following proteins share a genomic window:
- the glmU gene encoding bifunctional UDP-N-acetylglucosamine diphosphorylase/glucosamine-1-phosphate N-acetyltransferase GlmU: protein MNVRSTFIILAAGEGKRMKSKYSKVVQKVMGKPMILYIIDEIEKNFENAAVVVVVGNKKEDVYKVLEGRNVKFAYQEKQLGTAHAVMCALDQVPDSTEDVFVLYGDAPFIKADTLKRLSQKRIKENAALCLLTAIFDNPYGYGRIIADENGNVLKIVEERDATYQEKKIKEINPGFYCFEKQELVNVLGRINNNNSQNEYYLTDAIEILNRDGKKIVKVTAEDNFEVMGINSRYELFVAEQELKLRINKDHLSNGVQIIDIYNTYIHPDVQIGRDTVIYPGTFILGKTSIGEDCVIGPQTYIVDSKVGNSCHIQFSVIESSKIKDNVKIGPYAHLRPNSHLEEGVKIGNFVEIKNSKLGKNTKSAHLTYIGDADIGENVNLGCGTIFVNYDGYKKHRTVVENNAFIGCNSNLVAPVKIGENAYIAAGSTITEDVPANALAIARQRQTNKEGWVLKRKQMYENR from the coding sequence ATGAATGTCAGAAGTACATTTATAATCCTGGCAGCTGGCGAAGGTAAGAGGATGAAATCAAAATATTCCAAAGTTGTTCAGAAAGTTATGGGAAAGCCCATGATACTTTATATAATAGATGAGATTGAAAAAAACTTTGAAAATGCTGCAGTTGTGGTTGTTGTTGGGAATAAAAAAGAGGACGTATACAAGGTTTTGGAAGGAAGGAATGTGAAATTTGCGTATCAGGAAAAACAGCTTGGCACAGCACATGCTGTAATGTGTGCCCTTGACCAGGTACCAGATAGCACAGAGGATGTTTTTGTTCTATATGGTGATGCGCCATTTATAAAGGCTGATACTTTAAAGAGGCTTTCTCAGAAAAGAATAAAGGAGAATGCAGCACTTTGCCTTCTTACAGCCATTTTTGATAATCCATACGGTTATGGCAGGATAATTGCAGATGAGAATGGGAATGTGCTAAAAATTGTTGAGGAGAGGGATGCAACTTACCAGGAGAAGAAAATAAAAGAGATAAATCCAGGCTTTTATTGCTTTGAAAAACAGGAACTTGTAAATGTTCTTGGCAGGATTAACAATAACAATAGCCAGAATGAGTATTATCTTACAGATGCCATTGAAATACTAAACAGAGATGGCAAAAAGATTGTGAAAGTGACTGCAGAAGACAATTTTGAGGTTATGGGCATCAATTCAAGATATGAGCTTTTTGTTGCCGAGCAGGAGTTAAAACTCAGGATAAATAAAGATCATCTTTCAAATGGTGTACAGATAATAGACATATACAATACTTATATTCATCCGGATGTTCAGATTGGCAGGGATACAGTGATTTATCCGGGCACATTTATCCTTGGCAAAACTTCAATTGGTGAGGACTGTGTTATCGGTCCTCAGACCTACATTGTTGACTCAAAAGTAGGCAACAGCTGTCATATTCAGTTTTCTGTGATAGAGAGCTCTAAGATAAAAGATAATGTCAAAATAGGACCGTATGCACACTTAAGACCCAACAGTCATTTAGAAGAGGGAGTAAAAATTGGAAACTTTGTTGAGATAAAAAACTCCAAGCTTGGCAAAAATACAAAGTCAGCTCATCTTACATATATTGGGGATGCTGACATCGGCGAGAATGTAAACTTGGGATGCGGGACGATTTTTGTAAACTATGATGGGTATAAAAAACACAGAACAGTTGTAGAGAACAATGCCTTTATAGGCTGCAATTCCAATCTTGTTGCGCCGGTTAAAATTGGGGAGAATGCCTATATTGCAGCAGGTTCTACAATAACAGAGGATGTTCCTGCAAATGCACTTGCAATTGCAAGACAGAGGCAAACCAACAAAGAAGGCTGGGTTTTGAAAAGAAAACAGATGTATGAAAACAGGTGA
- a CDS encoding UDP-N-acetylglucosamine 1-carboxyvinyltransferase, with the protein MKPNHEKIIIEGGYPLFGEVTINGAKNAAVAVIPAALMAEGESVIENLPLIEDVFAMDDILLRLGAKIEYDNHSLRIDASNLNSFVAPYESVRKIRASYYLIGALLTRFGRAEVAMPGGCNFGARPIDQHIKGFRALGADVRIENGMIKAYARELVGTKIYLDVVSVGATINLMLAAVKAKGTTIIENAAKEPHVVDVANFLNAMGARIKGAGTDVIRIEGVSKLLPARYAIIPDQIEAGTYMIAACATKGHIIVKNIIPKHLESLTAKLLEMGAEVNVYEDSIEVKCKERLKASSIKTMPYPGFPTDLQPQMTVLLSLCSGTSVVTEGVWENRYQYVDELKRMGANIKVEGRVAIVEGVESLQGAEVIALDLRAGAALIVAGLAAKGKTVIYNTKNVDRGYENIDYKLKLLGAKVSRV; encoded by the coding sequence TGCTGCAGTTGCTGTCATTCCCGCTGCCCTGATGGCAGAGGGGGAGAGTGTAATTGAAAATCTTCCTCTGATTGAAGATGTATTTGCAATGGATGATATTCTGCTCAGGCTTGGAGCAAAGATTGAATATGACAATCATTCACTCAGGATAGATGCAAGCAATTTAAATAGCTTTGTAGCACCATACGAAAGTGTTCGAAAAATAAGAGCTTCATACTACCTGATTGGAGCACTTCTTACGCGTTTTGGCAGGGCAGAGGTTGCGATGCCGGGCGGGTGCAACTTTGGTGCCCGCCCGATTGACCAGCATATAAAAGGGTTTAGAGCGCTTGGCGCTGATGTTAGGATTGAAAATGGCATGATAAAGGCATATGCAAGAGAGCTTGTTGGGACAAAAATCTATTTAGATGTTGTGTCTGTTGGAGCTACAATCAATCTCATGCTTGCAGCTGTGAAAGCAAAAGGCACAACAATAATAGAAAATGCAGCCAAAGAGCCGCATGTTGTTGATGTTGCCAATTTTCTAAACGCCATGGGCGCAAGGATTAAAGGTGCGGGGACGGATGTAATAAGAATTGAGGGTGTAAGCAAACTTTTGCCTGCAAGGTATGCAATCATTCCTGACCAGATAGAAGCTGGTACATACATGATAGCTGCCTGTGCAACAAAAGGGCACATTATTGTAAAAAACATAATACCCAAACATTTGGAATCTTTGACTGCAAAGCTACTTGAGATGGGTGCTGAGGTAAATGTTTATGAGGACAGCATTGAGGTAAAATGCAAAGAAAGGCTTAAAGCCTCAAGTATAAAAACAATGCCATACCCCGGGTTTCCGACCGACCTTCAGCCCCAGATGACAGTGCTTTTGAGCCTTTGCAGTGGAACAAGCGTTGTCACAGAAGGTGTGTGGGAAAACAGGTATCAGTATGTGGATGAACTTAAAAGAATGGGAGCAAATATCAAGGTGGAAGGAAGAGTTGCCATTGTGGAGGGTGTTGAGAGTTTGCAGGGTGCAGAGGTTATAGCGCTTGACCTTAGAGCCGGTGCTGCTTTGATTGTTGCAGGACTTGCTGCAAAGGGAAAGACGGTTATATACAACACCAAAAATGTTGACAGAGGCTATGAAAATATAGATTATAAGCTCAAACTTTTGGGTGCAAAAGTCTCAAGAGTTTAA
- the rpiB gene encoding ribose 5-phosphate isomerase B translates to MKLAIGSDHAGFRLKEAVKKHLNRRGIEYKDFGTYSEESCDYPDIARDVAIAVKNGEFDFGILICGTGIGISIAANKVKGIRAALCHDTFSAKAARAHNNANILAMGARVIGEGLACEIVDSFLSAQFEGGRHQRRVDKIHEIENMQD, encoded by the coding sequence TTGAAATTGGCGATTGGGTCTGACCATGCAGGGTTTAGACTAAAAGAGGCTGTAAAGAAGCATCTTAACAGAAGAGGAATCGAGTACAAAGACTTTGGAACATATTCGGAAGAGTCCTGTGACTATCCGGACATTGCGAGGGATGTGGCAATCGCAGTAAAAAATGGCGAGTTTGACTTTGGAATTTTAATATGTGGCACAGGGATTGGTATTTCAATTGCTGCAAATAAAGTAAAGGGTATCAGAGCTGCGCTCTGCCATGACACATTCTCAGCAAAAGCAGCACGTGCACATAACAATGCAAACATCCTCGCTATGGGTGCAAGGGTTATTGGTGAAGGGCTTGCATGTGAAATTGTGGATAGTTTTCTATCAGCCCAGTTTGAAGGTGGGAGACACCAGAGAAGAGTTGACAAGATACATGAGATTGAAAATATGCAGGATTAA
- a CDS encoding MBL fold metallo-hydrolase, whose product MSYELLFCPLYSGSSGNVILFSYRDTTILVDAGVSFKKLTFALDRIGFSRKIDAILLSHDHSDHVKCAGVYFRKLNVPVITNYKTWEAIKKSIGRVDERYVKLIETGTSFSVGSIGIETFSVPHDAADPMGFCFYAGNKKISISTDLGHVQEGIVRKIDFSDIILIESNHDVEMLLTGPYPYYLKQRIKSDTGHLSNEQAAQMILQLDLSRTKRIYLGHMSEENNHPDVALMTVKCILEEKGVFESFDFSLDVAQRYEPSFCSLL is encoded by the coding sequence ATGTCTTATGAGCTACTTTTCTGTCCGCTTTACAGTGGTAGCAGTGGAAATGTAATCTTATTTTCATACAGGGATACGACAATCCTTGTGGATGCGGGTGTGAGCTTCAAAAAGCTCACCTTCGCCTTGGATAGAATTGGCTTTAGCAGAAAGATAGATGCTATTTTATTATCCCATGACCACTCTGACCATGTGAAGTGTGCAGGTGTGTACTTTAGAAAACTCAATGTGCCGGTTATAACAAACTACAAAACATGGGAGGCTATAAAAAAATCAATTGGCAGGGTTGACGAAAGATATGTAAAACTGATTGAAACAGGGACAAGCTTTTCGGTTGGCAGCATTGGTATTGAGACTTTTTCAGTTCCGCACGATGCGGCAGACCCCATGGGTTTTTGTTTTTATGCTGGAAATAAAAAAATTTCAATCTCAACTGATTTGGGTCATGTGCAGGAGGGTATTGTCCGAAAGATAGATTTTTCTGATATCATCCTGATTGAATCAAACCACGATGTTGAGATGCTTTTAACCGGTCCTTATCCTTATTATTTGAAACAGAGAATAAAAAGTGACACAGGACATCTGTCAAATGAACAGGCAGCACAGATGATTTTACAGCTTGACCTCAGCAGAACAAAGAGAATTTATCTGGGACATATGAGTGAGGAGAACAATCACCCTGATGTTGCGCTGATGACTGTAAAGTGCATCCTGGAAGAAAAAGGTGTATTTGAAAGCTTTGATTTTAGTCTGGATGTAGCACAGAGATATGAGCCTTCTTTTTGCTCTTTGCTATAA
- the upp gene encoding uracil phosphoribosyltransferase codes for MIEYKKNVYVFDHPLIQHKLTLIRDKNTGSKEFRELVEEIAMLMAYEVTRNLPLKEVEIETPVGVAKCRVISGRKLAVVPILRAGLGMVDGLLKLIPAAKVGHIGLYRDPQTLKPVEYYCKLPQDVHERDIIVLDPMLATGGSAVAAFDYIKRYNPLSLKLMCLIAAPEGIERLTSAHPDVEVYCAAVDEKLNDHGYIVPGLGDAGDRLFGTK; via the coding sequence ATGATTGAGTACAAGAAGAATGTGTATGTTTTTGACCATCCGCTTATTCAGCACAAGCTCACATTGATTAGAGACAAAAATACAGGCAGCAAGGAGTTCAGAGAGCTTGTTGAAGAAATAGCAATGCTCATGGCATATGAAGTTACAAGGAATCTGCCGCTGAAAGAGGTTGAGATCGAAACGCCTGTTGGAGTTGCAAAATGCAGAGTAATCTCCGGTAGAAAACTTGCAGTTGTTCCAATTTTAAGAGCCGGGCTTGGTATGGTTGATGGGCTTTTGAAACTTATCCCTGCAGCAAAGGTCGGGCATATTGGTCTTTACAGAGACCCGCAGACTTTAAAGCCTGTTGAGTATTATTGCAAGCTTCCTCAGGATGTACATGAAAGGGATATAATTGTACTTGATCCAATGCTTGCAACAGGCGGGTCTGCTGTTGCTGCGTTTGACTACATCAAAAGGTACAATCCGCTGAGTTTAAAACTTATGTGCCTGATTGCGGCACCTGAAGGAATTGAAAGGTTGACATCTGCACATCCGGATGTTGAAGTGTACTGTGCAGCGGTTGATGAGAAGCTGAACGACCATGGATATATTGTACCTGGGCTTGGTGATGCAGGGGACAGGCTATTTGGTACAAAATAA
- a CDS encoding deoxycytidylate deaminase: protein MRPTWDEYFMQIVDIVKERSTCLRRKVGALIVKDKRILATGYNGAPSNLPHCEEVGCLREKLNVPSGQRHELCRGLHAEQNAIIQAAKMGVNIDGSVIYTTTYPCVICAKMIVNAGIKKVIYKGSYPDEMSRSIFEEAGIEVVKFEENRKGEDR from the coding sequence ATGAGACCTACCTGGGATGAGTATTTTATGCAGATTGTTGATATTGTAAAGGAAAGGTCAACATGTTTGAGGCGAAAAGTGGGAGCCCTGATTGTAAAGGACAAGAGGATTCTGGCAACCGGCTATAATGGTGCACCGAGTAACCTGCCTCACTGTGAAGAGGTGGGGTGTTTGAGAGAAAAGCTGAATGTACCGTCAGGGCAGAGACATGAACTTTGCAGAGGGCTTCATGCTGAGCAAAATGCAATAATACAGGCTGCTAAAATGGGAGTGAATATCGACGGCAGCGTTATTTACACAACAACGTATCCCTGTGTGATTTGTGCCAAAATGATAGTGAATGCAGGTATCAAAAAGGTAATCTACAAAGGCTCATATCCTGACGAGATGAGCAGGTCAATATTTGAAGAGGCCGGTATAGAAGTTGTCAAATTTGAAGAAAATAGAAAAGGTGAGGACAGATGA